Below is a window of 'Nostoc azollae' 0708 DNA.
GGACAATGCAATTATTAGCGGAGCATTTAGTGAAGGTTGGTATCATAGATTGAATCTCAGACGAAACAATAGCCAAACTCTAAGAAAAATGAAATTAAACCGTGGTTAAAAGAATAGTGGTGTATTCCCGAAGTTAACCCAGAATATGTGTTCAGAATGGAAGATGTTTTGGATTTGTACAATGAGCCATATGATCCGAAAAAACCTACACTCTGCCTAGATGAAGGCCCATATCAATTATTAGAAGAAGTAAGACTTCCTTTGCCACCAGAACCACATCAGCCTGAAGGTTATGATTGTGAGTATAAACGCAATAGTATTGTAAATTTATTTGCCTTTTTTGAACCAATAGCCGGGTGGAGGCATATTGAAGTTACACAACGTCGGACAAAAGCTGATTTTGCTAAACAATTAAAAGATTTAGTAGATGTTTATTACCCCCAAGCTGATGTGATACCTTTACTTGTTGATAACCTAAACATTCATACTCCAAGTGTTTTATATGAAGTTTTCTCTCCACAAGAAGCACGCCGCATTATTCGGAAATTAGAGTTTCACTATACTCCTAAACACGCTTCTTGGTTGAATCAAGTAGAAATTGAATTATCAGTTTTATCTCGCCAATGCTTAGAACGACGTATTCCTAATGTAGAAATATTATCTTCTGAAATTGCTATTTCGGAGTCACAGCGTAATCAACAAAAACCCGGTGTTTATTAGGGTTTTAAAACCAAGGATGCAGGTAAAAAAATGCAGCGTTTATATCCGAGCATTTAACCCAGCAAAATTGCCTTGGCAGACTACTAGAAGCATTTGAGAGAGTCAGCCAAGGCGCAACAGAAATGATGCTGGTAGCTGGTTTTTCTGCAATTGGGAAAACTACCACCATCAACTCAAAAAGTATTGCAGTTAGCGGCTTGTATTGGGAATCAGTTTGCTTTAGTAACTTTGGCTATTGTTTCGGAACAATCTCAAATCGAAACAGCAGCCTGTTTATGGAAGGCATTACAAGAAGGGTCAATTTTACCAATTGGTGATGTTTATAAGTTTTATGTTGGTCAAGAAACTCTAGCAGGTACTTCCGAAAATCAACAGACTGTTACTTATGAGTTTTTACATAACAGAGTACAGCAAGCAGCTTATTCTCTGATTCCTGATCACCAAAAGCAAACTACTCACCTCAAGATTGGGTAACTGCTGCTGCAACAGATTTCCCCAGGAGCGATAGAAGACCGGATTTTTGAATAGTTAATCAATTAAATGACGGCATTGCTTTAATTAGTGGACAAACACAACGAGATAAATTAGCATAACTTAACCTCACCGTCTGTCGCAAAGCTAAAAAAAATTCAACTGCCTATCAAGCAGCTCATGAATATGCCGCAGTAGGATTGTCTTTGTTAGGAGAAAAAGCTTGGCAACGACAATATGAAATGAGTCTCGCCTTCCATGAATTAGCTGCTGAAGTAGCTTCCCTGTGTAGTGACTTTAAGGGGATGGAAAAATTCAGTGATACTGTCATAGAACACTCATATTACTTACTGCTTGAAGCAGTATTAACCGCATTAGAATTGACGGAGAGACCTCTCATAATAAACTCACTGAAAACATTGTCATTGGCATCGATCTTCTACAAAACTTGGGGGTAAAAGTTCCAGAAAAACCCACACTGGAAGATATTCAACAGTGAATCCAAGAAACTAGCGAACTGATTGGCAACCGGAAAGTTGAAGATTTTATTCATCTATCTCTGATGACAGATGCTAAAACCATTGCTAAGGAAACCTTACCTCTCTTGAGGAAAAGCTACGCAATTCCATTAGAAGTCGGAAAGCTGACATTTGTCGGATATAGCGGTAACAGTTTCTGCCTCCATTCGTTGTGTTGCGGTCACCCCCTTGCTACCTTGGAGCAAGATACGCACATTTACCACGATAGTTTGGTGTAACTTAATCAGGTCACAGCAGTTAATTATTGCCGAATCTATTGGCAAACTATGTTAAATTTACTGGTTTTCGCAGAGAATACTACCCTTTTGTCTAATTTACTTCTCCAAGGGACGGAATTTCTCCCCCTGCTGCAGTCTAGAGATGATCTGTATGGACTATATATATATAATATGTTCTACTTACATAAGCTCATGCTTGGTTTTTTGTTTGGGGAATTTGAACCAGCTAACAGTTATGCCCTTGAG
It encodes the following:
- a CDS encoding IS630 family transposase, whose protein sequence is MPEVNPEYVFRMEDVLDLYNEPYDPKKPTLCLDEGPYQLLEEVRLPLPPEPHQPEGYDCEYKRNSIVNLFAFFEPIAGWRHIEVTQRRTKADFAKQLKDLVDVYYPQADVIPLLVDNLNIHTPSVLYEVFSPQEARRIIRKLEFHYTPKHASWLNQVEIELSVLSRQCLERRIPNVEILSSEIAISESQRNQQKPGVY